A window of the Brachyhypopomus gauderio isolate BG-103 chromosome 14, BGAUD_0.2, whole genome shotgun sequence genome harbors these coding sequences:
- the fam49ba gene encoding CYFIP-related Rac1 interactor B, protein MGNLIKVLTRDIDNNAGNFFLDFENAQPTEAERQQWEQVSEVLKEAQSILQDLQSYSGAGEAIRQAIQQPNDERVQEKAWTSVVPLVGKLKKFYEFSVKLEGTLHGLLGFLTSGRCSPTQHLEQEQALARQFAEILHFTLRFDELKMTNPAIQNDFSYYRRTLSRMRINNMVTEEENEVNNELANRMSLFYANATPMLKTLSDATTKFVSENSDLPIENTTDCLSTMASVCKVMLETPEYRSRFASDDTVLFCLRVMVGVIILYDYVHPAGAFVKSSKIDMKGCIKVLREQPANRVEGLINALRYTTKHLNDETTSKQIKNMLQA, encoded by the exons ATGGGGAATCTGATTAAAGTTCTTACGAGGGACATTGACAACAATGCCGGGAACTTTTTCCTGGACTTTGAAA ATGCCCAGCCCACCGAGGCAGAGAGGCAGCAGTGGGAGCAGGTGAGCGAAGTCCTGAAGGAGGCGCAGAGCATTCTGCAAGACCTGCAGTCCTACAGCGGGGCAGGAGAAGCCATCAGACAG GCCATCCAGCAGCCGAATGACGAGCGTGTGCAGGAGAAGGCATGGACGTCTGTGGTCCCGCTGGTGGGAAAGCTGAAGAAGTTTTATGAGTTCTCTGTAAAGCTGG AGGGCACCCTGCATGGCCTGCTGGGTTTCCTGACGAGTGGCCGCTGCAGTCCCACTCAGCACCTGGAGCAGGAGCAGGCCCTGGCCCGCCAGTTCGCCGAGATCCTCCACTTCACACTGCGCTTCGATGAGCTCAAG ATGACCAACCCAGCCATCCAGAACGACTTCAGCTACTATCGGAGGACTCTGAGCCGCATGCGAATCAACAATATGGTG ACCGAAGAGGAGAATGAGGTGAACAACGAGCTGGCCAATCGCATGTCTCTCTTCTACGCCAATGCCACGCCCATGCTGAAAACGTTAAGTGATGCCACCACAAAGTTTGTGTCAGAG AATTCAGATTTACCCATCGAAAACACAACAGATTGTCTGAGTACAATGGCAAGTGTGTGTAAAGTCATGTTAGAGACGCC agaGTACCGCAGCCGATTTGCCAGCGATGACACGGTGTTGTTTTGCTTGCGTGTGATGGTGGGCGTTATCATTCTGTACGACTACGTTCACCCTGCTGGAGCTTTCGTTAAATCCTCCAAAATTGAT ATGAAAGGCTGCATTAAGGTTCTTCGCGAGCAGCCAGCCAATAGGGTGGAGGGCCTCATTAATGCTCTCAG GTACACAACAAAACATTTGAATGACGAGACTACCTCCAAGCAAATCAAAAACATGTTACAAGCCTGA